DNA sequence from the Thalassotalea sp. 273M-4 genome:
TTACCCTAACTCATTTTTGGACAGAAACGAGTTAGGACGAACCTATGCGTTGTGCCAGAAGCAGACGCAAATAATGCATGTTGCAAGATCTACCCCAAGTCTAGTATAACTAAATTATCAGGCTGTAAATAGCTATCTTATTTCGACCAATTAATAACCACTTTAAAGTGGTAAGCATCGACCTGATAGTACCTTCTGTAACTCCATCTTTACGTCCTCGTGACACTAATCTAGTCAAGTGACCACCATTCAAACCATGCAATTCCGCTTGAAGTGAATAAACTCGAGATAACTGAACGTTCAGTGTTCTAATTAGTGTATCAAGGTTTTGTTGATTGACCGCCATCGTCTTACTAGTTTCATATTCCTGTATTGCTTCAGCTAAAGTGATCGTCGGTCTATCACCTAATACATGATGTCTGTATAGTGTTTCTCGTCATTGACTCTAAAAGCGCAAGGCTAACGTCTTTTTAGTAGTTCTAGTGCTCCGAATAAAAACTTTATTATTTATACTGACTTCGCAATTATAAGATTTTGAGTTTTTCCGCTTATAAATCATATATTCTCTCAATGTTTACAGCTATTAAATAGCTTCCGCTACTTTTTCTATAAGAGAACTCAATTGACGACTCGATCTAATGCTAGTACCCTTTCATTAAAATGGATACACATTGTAGCCACAAGGTGACAACATTGAGTGCAAAAACTTCAGCATTGAGAATACGAATTGAACCTGAGTTACACAGCCAATTTCTTAAGTGTTGTCAAGAATTAGATCGACCCGCAGCACAAGTCTTAAGAGAGTTTATGCGAGATTTTGTTATGCAGAATTCTAATTCTAAACAGGTATTGCTCCCATTAAAACAACCATTATTTGACAATAATGAGAATTAAGTTTCCGTAAATGATTAATAAACAACTAACTTTCATTGACCTGTTCGCTGGTGCTGGTGGATTCGGCCTAGGATTTGAAAATGCTGGTTTCAGGCAGTTATACGCCGTTGAAATTGATAAATGGGCCGCTGAGACCCACCGTTTCAATTTTCCTAGAGTCCCTGTCATTGAACAGGATATATGTGAAATTACTAACGAAGAAATTTTAGAGCTTAGTAATGAGAGACCTGACGTAATAATAGGTGGTCCTCCTTGCCAAGGCTTTTCACATGCAAACATTGTAAATAAAGATCCAAAAGATCCGAGGAATTCACTCTTTGAGGAGTTTATTCGATTTGTAGATGTGCTACAGCCCAGAGTGTGCATCATCGAAAATGTGCCAGCGTTGTTAAAAACTAAAACCGCCTTAGGAGAGCAAGTAATTGACGTAATTACATCTGAACTTGAACGAATGGGGTTTAGTACTAGTTACGAACTGCTAGACGCAAGAAATTTTGGTGTCCCACAGAAAAGGCAAAGATTGTTTGTAATAGGCGTAAACAAAAAGTATCCCAAATTACTTAAGGAATCTTTGTTTCCTTCACCGACACACAATGAATTAGGCAGTGGAGACCTTTTCAACTCAGAGGATATGAAACAAGAAGTTACTCTTTGGGATGCGATCTCTGATCTGCCGCAAAGAACTTTTAGTGATTTTGACTGCAATGAATCTTACCAGTGCTTGCCCAAAAATGAATATCAAGAGCTAATGAGGGCAAATTCTAATGGGCTACTAACTAACGCTGAACCAATGAGGCACACACAAAGAGTGATCGACAGGTTTAAGGAAATTAAGATCGGCCAGAGTGAAGGCAACGTAACCCAAGACAATATGCCCAAAAAGCGTGGTAACCCAAGTACTATCTCGGAAAAAAGATATTCACAAAATAGTAGACGTCAGTCACCTAACTCTCCTTGTAACTCTGTTGTTGCGTCCTCTCACTCAAATTTCATTCACCCTTATTTGCATAGGAACTTCACAGTTAGGGAATTGTTGAGAATACAATCTTTTCCAGATAGATTTGAATTGAAGGGAAAACGGGCTGTATTAAGCAAAAAACTATCAATCAAGAAAGGATTGTTAGATGACATTTATCTAGATCAACGTATGCAAGTTGGTAATGCTGTTCCTCCCTTATTATCAGAAGACTTGGCTCGAAATATTGCTGTAGTGTTAACGGAAAGAGGTTGTACTAATGTCGCTTAAAGTTCTAGACTTATTTGCTGGTTGTGGCGGACTATCTAGTGGCCTAGAAATGGCTGGATTGGAAGTTCTAGCCGCATGTGAAATTGATCAGTGGGCAGCCGATACTTATCGTCATAACCACCCTAATGTTGAAGTTATACAAAAAGACATATCTTCAATAGAAAAAGGTTTTTGGAAGAATAAATTTAACGGAAAAGTAGATATTGTCGCGGGGGGGCCTCCATGCCAAGGGTTCTCTGTTTCAGGTAAGAGACAATACGGGATTATCGCTGAAACTAATTCACTAGTTACCGACTTTTTAAGAGTTGTTGAAGAAGTAGATCCAAACTACGTCATAGTAGAAAACGTTAAAGGTTTTAAGACTGGTAGTATCAGTAAGAACAAAAAGGTTTTTGACTATTTAAATGACTCTCTTGAGTCATTAGGCTTCAACGTTTACCACAGAACATTAAATGCTGAAGAGTATGGTGTCCCTTCGCTAAGATCGCGTATTTTTATTATCGCGTCAAAAATACAATTAGATGAACCTTTTCTTGCTCCTACTCACTCTCCTGATGCAATTCATGGTCTTCAACCCTTAGTCACAGTTGATGAAGCTATTTCTGATTTACCTGAACTAAATGCATCGGAAGGGGTAGAGGATAGCCAAGAATATAAAACAAATTTTCGAAATGAATATCAAAAAAAAATGAGGCTAAATTCGAAAGCTGTTTATAATCATGTATCTATGAAACATACTTCTAGGCTAGTAGAACGGTTTAAAAGTATGGAACAAGGACATAGTAGTTACAGAATTGGCCGAAAAACCGATGAAAAGAAAGTCACCTCATATAAAATGAATAATCAAAGGTTATTCGGAAATAAACCATCCCTTTGTATAACAGCTAACTTTCAATCAACTTTTATACACCCGACTCAGCACAGAAATCTGACTGCTCGAGAAGCTGCGAGGTTGATGTCTTTTCCTGACAGTTATATTTTTAAAGGAAAACGCACGCAAATGAGCTCTAAGTTTTTAAAAAAACATGGACGTGAACATGAAGATTTTTTAAGTCAGTATAATCAGATAGGAAATGCAGTTCCCCCTTTATTAGGAAGAGCTGTTGCTAATGGCTTACTTGAATCAATAAATAAAGCAACAACTAAAACTCAAGTAGAAATTAAAGAGACGGAACCAAAACTTCAACTTTGTTATTAAGGATCGTAATGGCAAGCAGCAGTTTATCTCATAAAAATAATCTAATTCAAAAGAGTAAGCGTATTAAACAACTGACACCAAAAAGGCTTCAGATTTTAGATAACGTAAAGAAAAACTATGTTCAGTACTTGAAAGAAGCTAATTGGAGCGAAGTAAAAAAAGGCAATGTAGTTCCAGCAGTTAAAGCTTTAGATAATTACGTTAATTACACTAAGGAAATAGAAAAACAAGATTCTTTTTTTAATTGGAGAAGTGATTTTGCTGGAAGCGTAATCCCTGAATTTTTATTTAGAGTTTTTTCCAATAGACTTAGGGAACTTAATATTCCACACTTTTTTAGTACAAGGGGTTCAGTAGTTGAAATGACCCTCAATGGTACTGCCGATAACGCTTGGAATATTAGAAGAAAAAATCAAGATTTATGTTTAGGTGGAGCGATTTGTTCGACCATCATTGAAGGCGCGAAGCAATCATTTGTTGTACCTTCTATAATATTTGAAGTAAAAACAAATATTGATATTAACAAGTTGAATGGGCTTGAATTTTCAGCAGAACGACTTAAACGCACATTTCCTACAGCAAAATATTTCCTAGTTACGGAAACAGTGGATTTTTCTCTGAAAGACAATTATGTAGCAGGCCACCTAGATGAAATATATTGCCTAAGAAAACAAGTGCGCTCTGAAGCACGAAGAAATAAAGCAGCCTTAAAGTCCGATGTTTTTCAAAAATTATTAGATGATGTTGTAAATTCGATGCGATTGGCAACGACTTCTAAAGGGCATGTTTATGACCGTTTAGAAACTGGGAAACTGATAAATGCCTAATTATATTTTCGAACCTACAACTTATATTCATGGCAGCAAACTTAAAAATAAAGTTTCCAATCTGAAGAATAAAGAAGACCCTCTATTTAGTTGCCTTGAACAATACGAAATATGGAAAGAGCGTTCGTTACAGATAACTAAAAGAGATGATGCTAGCATAAACCTTCTAGTACAGTACTTAAACGATTATAAAGACTTTTGTGAGGAAATATTTGATAGTCGAGAGAATAGTGCACAAGAAGTTCTACAGCCTTCAATTCTAGAAGAGTTCTTTGAATATTTATTTTGCAATATATCTGATGTAATTGGTAAGGACATGATAAGGAAACCTGCAAAAGGATTTGTCGACTTAATATTTAACCCCAGTTCGATAGATACCCTACTTGACGTACCGGAGTATACAGTTAGAAGAAAAGACCATGATTTTGTGCTTGGTTCCAATATAAAACTGACCGTAAGTTCTGATAAGACTAATAATCAATTGCAATCAGATTTAGTGATTCCCTCAATCGCAATAGAATGTAAAAGATATCTGGAGCGTAATATGCTTGATGAATGCTCTGGTACAGCAGAGAAGGTAAAAAGAGCAACTCCATATTGCAAATACTTTGTTGTTGCTGAGTATTTAAAAATGGATAAAGCATCTCCAGAAATGTCTCTAATTGACGAGATATATGTGCTGAGAAGACAAAGAAACTCAGATAGGCTATCCGAGAACTTCATACCTAATCCAATTTATACAGATCTAGTCATTGATTTGTATACTCAGTGTATAAATCATCTAAAAAAGATTTGGTGGGATCCCGAATCAGCCTTAAAGGAAGGGAAAGTATTTAACTTAGATTAATGGTTAGCTTTCTATCGAAAAATTATAAATCATAAGTATGTCTATGATTAATTTCATTTAAATACAGGGTGTTAACTGTAATTTTAGGCACATGTTAGGGAAAGTGTTAGCGGAGTTGGCCTTTTACGAATAAAAAGGCCAATTTTTAAGAATTGGTTTCAAGTTTTTTCAAACTTATACCGCTAGAATCTAACCAGTGGTTTCTGTCATTAATTGGATATCCAACAAGTATCGTAGCTGCTTGAAAGAACAGGGAGCGTATTGCACTGTGCAAAGCGCGCGTCACCTATGTCTTCTTTTGGTACTATGATCTTGCCCCAATAAAATGGACAGTTAATTAACGTTATCATGTAATGCTTCAAAGTCCGAAGGACTTTTGAATCCAAGGTAACTATGCAGCCTTTTTCGATTATAGAAACACTCAATGTAATCGAAGATATCAAGCTTTGCTTCTTGACGCGTTCGATACTTGTATTTACGAATACGTTCTCGTTTTAACGAGCCGAAAAAACTTTCTACAACAGCGTTATCATAGCAGTTACCTCTAGCACTCATGCTACACAAGATGTGATGCTTTTTCAGCATATTTTGGTAGTCATCACTGCCGTATTGAGCGCCTTGGTCTGAGTGAATGATAACACCTGGTGTTGGTCGTCTTGTTGAAATCGCCATTTCAAGCGCTTGAATCGCTAAGTGACGTCCCATGTGTCTGCCCATAGACCAGCCAATGATTTTTCTTGAATACAAGTCCATTACGACGGCTAGATAGACAAATCCCTGTCTGGTTTGGATATAAGTAATGTCCGACGACCAGACTTGATTAGCTTGGTCTGCAACGAAGTTCTGCTTTAGTCTGTTTGGTGCGATATTCGAGTATTGGTTTTTCTGCTTAACGTAACCAGATGGACGTTTAGGGCAGCCTTTTAGCCGAGCATAACTCATAAGCTTAGCTACTCGATTCTTGCCACAAATAACGCCCTGAGCGCGCAATACATGCTGAATACGTGGCGCACCATACACACCACGACTATCGTCATGAATCTTCGAAATTAAGTTGGTCAGTCTGATATTTTCTTGTTTTGTTTTGCACACTGGACGGCTTAACCAAGCGTAAAAACCACTACGAGAAACCCCTAATGCTCGACACATCATATCTATGGGATATAGCTTGCGGTGCCGCTTAATACAGCGAAATTTTAGTCGGACTCCTTGGCGAAGAACACCACCGCATCTTTTAAAAAATCCCGTTCTTTTTTAACTTGAGCTAGTTCTTTCTTTAGCTCTGCGATTTCTAAGTTCTTAGTAGCTGTTGTTGCTTTGAACGCATCATCGCCCTTGAGACGAAACTCATCTCGCCATCGTCGCAACTGGCGTTCGCTAATTTCAAGCTCTTCACAGACTGACTTATCCGTCTTTCCATCCTCAGAAGCTCGCAATAGAGCCATTCGTTTAAATTCGGCAGGATACCGTTTGTAGTTTTTGCCTTTTGTCATAAACACCTCTCTACTTCAATTGTAGTGTGTCCATGAAAATGGGGTAAGACGACTATTGAGACCTTAATTCTAACTCATTTTGGGGCATAAACGAGTTAGTACCACTGTCCGCTATTGGCTGTGAGTTCAACTGGTGAATGCAACGCTATCCTTATACTAGCTTAAGGAACGTTAACATGAAACAGAGAAAACGCATCTACTACAATGCTCAGCAAAGAGCATTAATTTGGGATCGCTACAAGCAAGGTGATTCGGTTCACGATATCGCTAGGCTTTTTGACCGATTCCACTCATCAATACTGGGCATTATCCATAAAACCGGTGGGTATCGGCCCCCAGAACGAACCCGTTCATCAAGCATATTATCATTAGCTGAACGTGAAGAAATATCCCGTGGTTTAGTTTCTAATTTATCGTTTAGAGCCATAGCTAGAAAGCTAGGTCGAGCACCTTCAACTATTTCTCGTGAAGTTAGACGGCATGGTGGGCTTAAACAATATCGAGCAAATAAAGCAGATGCAGCAGCTTGGGAAAACGCAAAGCGTCCTAAACCTTGCAAGCTATCAGGTAGCAAAGCATTATGTTCAATAATCGCTAGAAAGATGAAAGCGGCATGGTCACCGCAGCAAATATCTGGCTGGCTTAAAAGAAAGTACCCTCCTCGCCCAGTTACGAATAATTTAATCGTTTCAATTACACAAGGGTTTGAGCTTTTAACCCAAACAAATGAGCTTAATAAACTGATCGAAAAACTGCGTTCCGATTCAAGTCCGTTTTATGCATTAGAGAATAAGTATCGTTATTTTCCGCTAACCCTCTTAATTAAGAGCTTACATACAGAATGGCCAATTCACAGTTCAACAAGGGCCTTTAAATTATCAAAAGAGAATCGAAAAGAATCCTCCCCCCTCTCTGGCACTTACCTTGTCACCGTAGCTGACGCCATAGAAACTCTAGGTATATCGAAAGATCAAATGGTTAAATTCGTACCTGAAGTTTCCAGCAAAAGAATCCTTAGAAACAAGTTTTGCATTAACATCATGCCGATTATCCAAGGCATGCCATCAAATAATCAATAGAACACAACTGCATACCGCCATTCAAACCTTACTTCTTTAATAAAAGATCTCATTTAACCCCTTATTCTCGTCTCAAAGAAATTTGCCCACTAAGATATTATTTGCTATTTATATGGATTGGTGTGCTGAATATTCATCTTTCGCCGCTTTTTGCTTTAGCGCATTCGTATTATTAGCAAATAGACATTACTCAAGAGCTGTCACAAACAATGAGATTATTGATAACAATTCTCACTAGGAAGGAAATATTTTTTCAGAGTACTTCTCTGCAGCGCCTGCTATACAAGAACTCCAAAGACTGAGATTCTCATATTGAATGACGGATCCCAGCTGCCCCCCATTACTCAATCAACTCGCCACTCTCCCCCACAATAAAGCTAAAATTGTTTTGATTGGGTTATTTAATCTCCCATATTGCAAAGGAAATTCTTTTTGTCTATGTTCAAAATGAGGCCTTTTTATACCTATTTTTCAATACTCTGTTAAATTTAAAGAGTATGAAAAATCTGAGCCACTATACGGGAGAACAAATATGGCGATAGAAGTGACGTTTGAATTATCAGATGAAGACTTGGATCATTTTCGAAAAGTAATGCATCAGGCTCAACAAAGTGCCAAGCACCTAGACCCAGACGTTATTTTAACAAACGCCAAGGAACTCATTACCAACGTAAATGAGAACATTCCGGTTTTTGTTAAAAATCGAATTGCAAAACTCAGCACCTTAATTGAAATGATAGAAGATAATGAGTGGCAAATTCCTGAAGAAGAAGGCAAGAATGTGATTAGTGCTCTGGCGTATTTTAGTGAACCAGAAGATTTAGTCCCTGATCATATCCCAGCCTTAGGCTTTTTAGATGACGCCATTATGATCGAGTTGGTGGCAAGCGAGTTAGAAAATGAAATCGATGCATTTACCGAATTTTGTGAATATCGTCATCGTGAACGTCATCGCCAAGATGTTGATGAAATAACGAAAGAAGACTGGTTAGATGCGAAACGTCGTGAACTTCACTCGCGAATGAAAAATCGACGCACCAAACGTCGTCGTCGCAGCTTGTTTGTATAACAACGTTCCGGTAAATGCGTTAGCGCCAAGTTTGCCAATATTTCAGTCACCAGGGGAAGTGAACATGTTAAGCACTTCCCCGTCGTGAGTTAGTTTTAATTTATAAATAATTATGTTTATTCTTTTGCATAGCCAAAGTTCGACTAGCCAAAAAGCTTTTTAAGTTTGTCCTTTAATTTTTCTTTTATCTTTTCTTTACCTTCATCAACCACATTAGGCTTTACTTTGATGTTATGAAACGAACCTGACACTTTCATCGGTATAATGAGGCCCTTTCTATTGGTTTGAGCATTTTGGCCTTTACTCGAATCAACCAACTCGGCTGTTACCAGCAAATCGAGTTTAGTGGCCGGTAAGTTAATATCGCCTTCGCCTTTTACCCGAATAAAGGGGTTAAGCAAATTCATATCTTGAGTTGTTGCCACCCCATTAACAAGGCTAAATGAGCCAGAAAAAGCGGCAAAGTCAGTGGCTTCAGAATCACTAAAATCAGCATCTAAATTTACTTTGCTCAAATCCCCTGCTAATAAACTTTTCGCACTTTTAGCCACCGCAGCTAAATTAAACCCTTTTACAGCTCCATCACTTAGTGAAACCTCACTGCGCCCATTCAGTTGCTCAATAATCGCTTTTTGACTGTTGCCTCTTGAAGTTAAAGACCAGCTCAAATCGCCACGTCCCATTAACCTCTCAAAGCCAATACTGTCGGTTAATAATGGCTGTGCATCAATACCGCGCAATGTAAATTGGCTGTCAAAGCGATAAGGATTCGAGGCCGCATTAATCACAACTTTACCCTCCCCTTTACCTTGATATGCATTAAAGCGGGTCAACAGCAGAGTTAAAATAGACTGTTTTAAATTTACCTCTATTGAGTTCTCTCCTAGGGTTATATCTCGGTATTGAAACGAAGTTGAGTCCAGCTTAATGTTTGCCTGCAAGGCAGATAACCCCGTTAAGTCAATGGGCTTGTCACTCCATTGAATAGGCTGTTTTGACTTTTCTTTAGGGGGTGTAGTTTCACTGGCTGACTCAGGTTTTTCTTCAACGCTGGGTAAATAGGGGTTTATATTAAGCTCACCTAAATCAAAGTTAGCAACAAGCTTTGGTATATTGCTCAGGTGCAAAGTCATCTCGCCTTGGATGGCTAATTTATCCATTAGCACATTTAAGTCGGTAAAGGAAACCGCCTCTGAATCACCTTTAATTTGGGCACTAAACTTGGCTTGATTAAACGCTTCGGCTTTTGCTGTTATTGGTTTTTTTAACCATTGTAAAAGATTTTTAAGAGAGTCTGATGTGGCTTCAAGATGCCCTTCGAGCTCACCAGATAATGGCGAAAATAGACCGTTATAATGACCAGATACCAATTGCGACTCGAGCTTAATTTCGGTGCTTATCTGTTGTTTTTGCAACAACTTGGCCAAGGTCGACAAACGCAAGTCAAGATCAAAGGTTTCAGCCATATAATCGAGTTGCCCCGTTACCTTTAATGGCTGTCGCAAAGACTCTAGTTGCACTTCAAGTTGCACCTGTTCAAGTTTTGTTTGTTGGTTTTTGACTTGGTCAAAATACGATATTGTACCGTCGATGATCTGCACTTGCCCTAACCTAAGATCAAACCCGTCTGGTAAGGTTGCGGATTGAGTGACATTTGGTTTAGTAACCGTTGATTGAACATCATTATCGGCGCTATTGTTAGGGTTAACCAATTGCCAGTTAACCTCACCTTGGCGATTCTTTTCTAGGATAATATGCGGTTTTTTAACCACAAATTTTTCAACTTCAAGCTCTTTTGACAATAAAGCCTGCCAAGGAATATGGATCTCAACCAACTCTATATCAGCCATCGTCGGGTATTTAGAGCCTGCAACATTACTTAATTTAGCGTCATTTAATGCTAGGCTCAGGGTAGGAAATATTTGTAAATCAAGTGGCCCTTCTACCGATAGTGTGCGCCCCGACACCTGTTTTACTCGATCGCTCACTTGGCTCATGATGGCGTCTTTGTTGATAAACTGACTGGCAATAAAAACCGCTACCACCATCAACAGAACTAAGACGCCCAATATTTTGAAAAATAATCGCATAATATCCCTTTTGATTTTACCGCTACCGTTAAAAGTATATCTGTGCTGAGCAATAAAAAAACATAAAGTTGTGTAATTTTTTATTTCACCCATTTCCTAAAAGACACTTTTTAAGCTAAAAGGCCTGCTTTTTATGTTGCCTTATACCCATATTCTTCTCGAATGTGATAGCCTAACGACATCATCTCTCGTAAACCATGAACTTAACATGAGTAAAAAATATTATGTCGTCTGGAAAGGACGAAAGACCGGTGTTTTTGATAACTGGTCTGAAGTAAAGTCCTATACTCAGGGGCAAAACGATGCGCAATACATGGGCTTTGACAACAAACAAGCGGCTGAAACAGCATTTGCGTCAACCTACAGCAAAGCGTTACGTCAACGTGCGTTAACAACGCCAAGCAGTGCAAAGTCGAGCAATGCAAAATCAAGTAAACAAGCATCAGAAAAACACTTGCAAAGTTCCCAAAATAAAGCCAGCTTAAAAATATATTCCGATGGCGCTTGTTCACCCAATCCGGGCAAGTCAGGAACAGGTTTAGCCATTTATCAACAAGGCAAACTCAGTGAACTTTGGTATGGTTTGTACAATCCTGAAGGGACTAATAATACCGCTGAGCTCAACGGTTTTTTATGTGCATTGCGCTACGCTAAAGCCTCCATGGAGCAGCATCAATCTATCGAAATATTGACCGACTCTAGATACGCCATTGATTGCATAACAAAATGGGCAAAGGGTTGGAAGGCCAAAGGTTGGACCCGTGGCAAAGGTGAAGAGATTAAAAATTTAGAGGTGATCAAACAATGCTTTTCATTGTATCAAGATCATAAAAATAAATTGATCATTACCCATGTTAGAGGCCACGCGAATATTGAAGGCAATGAACTGGCCGATAGGATGGCGGTTTATGCTCGAATGAAAAAGCAAACGGGCTTAATTAAATTTGAACAAGATATGTCGATTAGCGAAATCTTAGCAATGCCTTCAGGTTAAGCAATACCCGGCCAATTATTGTCTTAATATTTTGCCAATGTTCGCTCTTAAAAGCGCTTGATGAGCGTTGGCTTAAACAAAAAAAAACCAGTACTTGGTACTGGTTTTGTATTTTGATTAGAACAACATATTAGTTTTGGTGATGAATAATATCTTCAACAATTTCTTGTTCTTGTTTAAGAGTCTCTTCTTCTTGAGCCTCTTTTGGCAATAATAAGTTTAGGATAATTGCTACCGCGCCACACAAACTCACACCTTGTAAATTGTAGTCACCGTTACCAATGGTCATCCCACCAATACCAAACACTAATGTGGTAGAGACAATCACTAAGTTACGTTGTGCTGCCATATCAACGCGCGCTTTCACCAAAATGTTTAAGCCAACACCGGCAATAGAGCCAAATAATAAAATAAGGATACCACCCATCACTGGGGTTGGGATGGTTTGCAGTGCGACCCCAAATTTACCAACAAAAGCAAGTGCAATAGCAAATAGCGCAGCCCAAACCATGATGATTGGGTTAAACATACGCGTTAACATAACCGCACCAGTCACTTCTGAGTATGTGGTGTTAGGTGGTCCACCAAATAAAGAGGCTACCGATGTGGCTAATCCGTCACCAAATAAAGTGCGTTGCAAACCGGGTTTTTTCAAGTAGTCTTTACCCGTTACGTTACTGATAGCCAAGATATCTCCGACATGCTCAACCGCAGGTGCAATGGCAACCGGTAACATGAACAAAATCGCGGCTAAATGAAATTCAGGAGCGGTGAAGTTAGGAATAGCAAACCATTGTGATTGGCTAACAGCGCTAGTATCTAACATGCCCATAAAGGCGGCTAATACATACCCTACAATCACCCCTGACATAATCGGCAGTAATCTAAAGATCCCCTTGCCTAAGGTGGCAACGAGTAATGTTGTTAATAACGATGCCATCGACACAATCAATGCATCGGTATAAGGGAATAATACGGCAGAAGCATCACCTGTTTTACCAATGGCCATATTTACCGCTAACGGTGCTAGCGCTAAACCAATAACCATAATAATAGGGCCGGTTACCACTGGTGGCATGATTTTATGTAAAAAGCCCGAGCCTTTAACCGCGACAATGGCCGCCAACACCATATACAACACACCGGCAGCAAATAGTGAGCCCATGGCTGCAGCCATTCCCCATGTTTGAACCGAATAGGTAATTGGTGCGATAAAAGCAAATGATGAAGCCAAAAATATTGGTACTTGTCGTTTGGTCACAAACTGAAATACCAATGTACCAATACCTGCTGTAAATAAAGCAACACTCGGATCCAATCCGGTGATTAGAGGCATAAGTACCAAGGCGCCGAAAGCGACAAAAAGCATCTGCAAGCCAGCGAGAACTGTCCTTGCACCTTGTTTTGTTGGGTTAGTCATAGTTTTCCTACTTAAAGATTGTTACTAAAGATAAAGTAAAGGTGCCAAATGGCACCTTTTTTAGGGGGAACTTATTTCGTTCCAAATATTTTATCGCCGGCAT
Encoded proteins:
- a CDS encoding ribonuclease H family protein; translation: MSKKYYVVWKGRKTGVFDNWSEVKSYTQGQNDAQYMGFDNKQAAETAFASTYSKALRQRALTTPSSAKSSNAKSSKQASEKHLQSSQNKASLKIYSDGACSPNPGKSGTGLAIYQQGKLSELWYGLYNPEGTNNTAELNGFLCALRYAKASMEQHQSIEILTDSRYAIDCITKWAKGWKAKGWTRGKGEEIKNLEVIKQCFSLYQDHKNKLIITHVRGHANIEGNELADRMAVYARMKKQTGLIKFEQDMSISEILAMPSG
- a CDS encoding AsmA family protein produces the protein MRLFFKILGVLVLLMVVAVFIASQFINKDAIMSQVSDRVKQVSGRTLSVEGPLDLQIFPTLSLALNDAKLSNVAGSKYPTMADIELVEIHIPWQALLSKELEVEKFVVKKPHIILEKNRQGEVNWQLVNPNNSADNDVQSTVTKPNVTQSATLPDGFDLRLGQVQIIDGTISYFDQVKNQQTKLEQVQLEVQLESLRQPLKVTGQLDYMAETFDLDLRLSTLAKLLQKQQISTEIKLESQLVSGHYNGLFSPLSGELEGHLEATSDSLKNLLQWLKKPITAKAEAFNQAKFSAQIKGDSEAVSFTDLNVLMDKLAIQGEMTLHLSNIPKLVANFDLGELNINPYLPSVEEKPESASETTPPKEKSKQPIQWSDKPIDLTGLSALQANIKLDSTSFQYRDITLGENSIEVNLKQSILTLLLTRFNAYQGKGEGKVVINAASNPYRFDSQFTLRGIDAQPLLTDSIGFERLMGRGDLSWSLTSRGNSQKAIIEQLNGRSEVSLSDGAVKGFNLAAVAKSAKSLLAGDLSKVNLDADFSDSEATDFAAFSGSFSLVNGVATTQDMNLLNPFIRVKGEGDINLPATKLDLLVTAELVDSSKGQNAQTNRKGLIIPMKVSGSFHNIKVKPNVVDEGKEKIKEKLKDKLKKLFG
- a CDS encoding uracil-xanthine permease family protein, with protein sequence MTNPTKQGARTVLAGLQMLFVAFGALVLMPLITGLDPSVALFTAGIGTLVFQFVTKRQVPIFLASSFAFIAPITYSVQTWGMAAAMGSLFAAGVLYMVLAAIVAVKGSGFLHKIMPPVVTGPIIMVIGLALAPLAVNMAIGKTGDASAVLFPYTDALIVSMASLLTTLLVATLGKGIFRLLPIMSGVIVGYVLAAFMGMLDTSAVSQSQWFAIPNFTAPEFHLAAILFMLPVAIAPAVEHVGDILAISNVTGKDYLKKPGLQRTLFGDGLATSVASLFGGPPNTTYSEVTGAVMLTRMFNPIIMVWAALFAIALAFVGKFGVALQTIPTPVMGGILILLFGSIAGVGLNILVKARVDMAAQRNLVIVSTTLVFGIGGMTIGNGDYNLQGVSLCGAVAIILNLLLPKEAQEEETLKQEQEIVEDIIHHQN